Part of the Chitinophagaceae bacterium genome is shown below.
CAGAAGTGTCGCATGTTGTACTGCAAGTGGTGCTACCATTGGGTCAGGTTTTGTTTTTTTGTCGGTTATTTGTGCTGCTATATCTCCTATGGCAAAGATATTTTCATATCCTTGTATTTGTAGATAATCGTTCACTTTTAATCTATTTCCGCGTGCAATAGCATTTGAATCTATGCCCGGTATGGTATTTCCTTCTACTCCCGCAGTCCATATAAGGGAAGAAGATAGTATTTTTTTTCCGTTATTTAAATATGCGTATTGACCATCGTATGAATTTACAGAGGTGTTCAGATGAACATGTACCCCTAATGCTTCTAAATATTCTTTTGCTTTCTCTGATGTTTTTTCAGTCATTGCCCCTAAAAGTCTTGGAGCGGCTTCTATAAGATGGATGTCCATTCTATGAAAATCTAATTCTTTATAGTCATTGGGATATACATGGGACTTTAACTCGGCGAGTGCTCCTGCTGTTTCTATTCCCGTAGGTCCTCCTCCTACTACTATGAGGTCTAATAGAGATTCTTGATGATCACCTATTTCTAGGTTTACTGCTTCCTCAAGGTTTTGTAAAAACATACTCCGAAGATTTAATGCTTCGTTAATAGTTTTCATAGATACGGAGTATTTTTTCACATCCTCTAATCCAAAATAATTCGTTATAGAACCTGTTGCTATTA
Proteins encoded:
- a CDS encoding NAD(P)/FAD-dependent oxidoreductase codes for the protein MKITIPDSPYKRVVIIGGGFGGLKLARDLNKKGYQIVLIDKNNYHTFQPLLYQVATGQLEATSIATPFRTVFRKYDVIFRMAEVVKIIPKENKIETNLGHVSYDYLVIATGSITNYFGLEDVKKYSVSMKTINEALNLRSMFLQNLEEAVNLEIGDHQESLLDLIVVGGGPTGIETAGALAELKSHVYPNDYKELDFHRMDIHLIEAAPRLLGAMTEKTSEKAKEYLEALGVHVHLNTSVNSYDGQYAYLNNGKKILSSSLIWTAGVEGNTIPGIDSNAIARGNRLKVNDYLQIQGYENIFAIGDIAAQITDKKTKPDPMVAPLAVQHATLLAKNLYRKTKQKPFLPFQYVDKGSMATIGKNKAVVNIKSMEFYGIFAWFIWVFVHIMALVDFRNRIIVFINYAWNYLNSDKSIRLILRTFQRVK